A genomic segment from Nicotiana tabacum cultivar K326 chromosome 9, ASM71507v2, whole genome shotgun sequence encodes:
- the LOC107819176 gene encoding transcription factor JUNGBRUNNEN 1-like has product MEVENLSCVVTISSYKEEEADEEDVMLPGFRFHPTDEELVGFYLRRKVEKRPVTIELIKQIDIYKYDPWDLPKSSNMGDKEWYFFCKRGRKYRNSIRPNRVTSSGFWKATGIDRPIYSSVGQGRRHECIGLKKSLVYYRGSAGKGTKTDWMMHEFRLPAENDKSTKHIEAKSIAQEAEVWTLCRIFKRNGSYRKCLPEWRSVAAAKRHPTDTSSKTCSADSSDYIISFGAPVMRPHNNITEIKPFSGHVHDISNNSQLLMGQLSSVRQAPSVSHSSYGHTLAPDMNELLLKHGDWDELTSFLDLAVDPLF; this is encoded by the exons atGGAAGTGGAAAACTTGAGTTGCGTAGTTACAATTAGTAGTTACAAAGAAGAAGAGGCAGATGAGGAGGATGTTATGCTTCCAGGGTTCAGATTCCATCCAACAGATGAAGAACTTGTAGGGTTTTATCTTCGGAGGAAAGTTGAGAAAAGGCCCGTCACTATTGAACTCATCAAACAGATTGACATCTACAAATATGACCCTTGGGATCTTCCCA AGTCTAGCAACATGGGAGACAAGGAATGGTACTTCTTTTGCAAAAGAGGCAGAAAATATAGAAATAGTATTAGACCAAACAGAGTGACTAGTTCCGGATTCTGGAAGGCTACTGGTATTGACAGACCTATTTATTCTAGTGTTGGACAAGGCCGTCGTCATGAATGTATTGGGCTGAAGAAGTCGTTGGTTTACTACCGTGGGAGTGCAGGAAAAGGCACCAAAACTGATTGGATGATGCACGAGTTTCGACTTCCTGCCGAAAATGATAAATCCACAAAACATATTGAAGCTAAAAGCATTGCTCAAGAAGCT GAAGTTTGGACACTCTGCAGAATCTTTAAGCGAAATGGGTCATATAGGAAGTGCCTTCCGGAATGGAGATCTGTAGCAGCAGCAAAGCGACACCCAACTGATACAAGTTCAAAAACATGCAGCGCTGATTCTTCAGATTATATAATTAGCTTTGGTGCTCCCGTTATGAGGCCGCACAATAATATCACTGAGATCAAACCCTTTAGCGGTCATGTTCATGACATATCAAATAATAGCCAGCTGCTTATGGGTCAATTAAGTTCAGTGCGTCAAGCACCTTCCGTATCCCACTCGAGCTATGGTCACACTTTAGCTCCGGACATGAATGAGTTGCTGTTAAAGCATGGAGATTGGGATGAACTTACATCTTTTTTAGATCTTGCCGTTGATCCGTTGTTCTGA